The window AAGTAGTGAAACTCTTTTCCTTCCAGAAGTTCGTAAGGAGTCAGCTGGTCCTGTCCAGGAAAGAACCTCCTTCTTAAGAACAGATAAGCATCCTCCACCGTGTAAATCCTTTCGCTTTCAACGGAATGTTTTTCTTTTTTCTCTTCGTATTTTTCTTTTTCTTCCTTTTCTTCTACCTCCAGAGTCTTTTCAGAAGCCTTCAGTGACTTCAGGAAAGTTCTCAGGACAGTGGAGAAAAGAACGATCACCAGGGCAAACATGATGATCGTCAGAGCCCATCTCATAAATCTCCAGGAGGGATGTCTTTCGATTTCTATGAAGGTAACCGAAGCGGAGGAAGAAAAAGTGGGAAATTGCCCAAGTGTTGAAGGTTCTGGTATCTCAATCTGGAGGTTTATGCTTTGTACCAATACGTTTGCAAGAAGTACGAAAAGATAAAAACTTACCGCAAAAACGCAAAGGCCGAAAAGTACATACCGGATTCCCTTCCAGTTCACACGAAAGCTCCTCTTTAAAAGAGTCACAAAGAAAAGAACGACGCTCGCCAGCACGATAAAGAAAATGACCGTCCAGAGAATGTTCATGAGAGGATTTTCCTCTTTTGAGGCCTTCTCCACTATCACGAAGAAGTTTCTTATCGCTCGCTCGACCGTTTCGCTTTTTTCTTCTCTGATGTTTCCTGGCGAAAACAGAGGGAGACGAATGGGAGGAACAAGCGTGGCAAGAAGGGAAAAAACAGAATACAGATATCTTCTATGATAGAGGAAAAACAGAGAAAGGGCGGCAGAGGAAAGAAGCAGAGAGAAAGAATTCTTTTCGAAGATCACTATCAGGACAAAAAAGAGTATAAGCGAAAGAGTCTTTGACCTTCCGTTCTCAAAATCTGAAAGGAAAAGAAAAAGAGTCACAACAAGCGATGAAAGAAAAAGCGATGAATCTTTTGAGAAGATCCAGAGAAGAATAGCCAGACCGGGAAAGATCACAGGGTACACTCTCGAAAACTTTTTGAGAAAGGAGATCGGTATCAGGCTCAAAAGGAGCAATAAGGAGTAAAAAGACACGTTCTCCAATATTGACAAAAGAAGCGCGCCAGCGAAGACAGCATCAAGGAACACTATCGATGACCTCCTGGAGGGTCATGTTTTCTTTTACTCCTCTTACGATCACGTGGTTTTCTTCGAGAAGCCTTGTCTTCTCAAGAAGGTCCATCAGGTCTCTTCTCATGAGGAGAAAACTTCTAAACGGTTTCGTACCAGGATCTCTCAGACCGTAAGGTATGACGAAGACGATCAGCTTCGATACCTGTGACCTTACTCTGAGAAGCACCGGAAGTTCTTTCTCCGTCAGGTGAATACATACAATCAGGACGGAGTCTCTTGGATCAAACAATTGCGACGCCAGAACAGTTTTTATGTCTACAGAAGGAAGATCTGTTCCCCTCACAGTGGCAAGGAGTTCGAAATCCTCCACCCAGTCTTTTCCTGAATTATCTCTCTTCCAGATTCTTTCTCCAATGACAGTCAGTTCCACCGGGGTATGGTGTTCTTTCAGTTCTTTCACCACGCTTGCAATGAGTTCCACCGCTTCCTCCTCGTAGTGTCTTCTGAGCTCTTTCCAGACCTCCCCAAGATCAGCATCTTTGGGAAGGTTGAGATCGAGAAAGATCTTCACCTTTCCAAGAGCAGTGTGGTCATGCTCTTTCACAAGCAATTTTCCGTACTTTGCGGAGACTTTCCAGTGTATCCTGTTCATCGGCTCACCATTGTAATCTCTGAGTCCTTTCAGCATCGTGTTGTCTTCAAGGAGCCTTTGAGGACTCCTCCTCCCAGGAAGAAGATCTTTCAGCACTTCTTTGTGGAATTCAACTGGCGCATACTTTGGAAAAACGATCACCTCATCTTCAACTTCAAAAACCCTCTCCATAGAAAACGTCATGAACGGGTCTTCTGCTGTGACGGAAAAATCCTTAAGAACCTTCCTTCCTCTTGTCCCAAAAGAAAAGACAAATTTCACCTCCCTGGATGAATAAGGTTCGATCACTATTTTCTCTGTGTCTTTTCCGAAAAATCTGACAGAGGAGAGACTGGGCTCCAATTTCAGATGCAGTCGTATTCCTTTCTCACAGGAAATTCTGTAGACCATCTCCACCTTTTCATCTATGAAAAGTCTTGTCTTTGTGATGTGACGTTTCACATTTAATTTCGAAAACGTCTTCAGCGTGAAAAAGAGATCGATCCACCTCGTCACAGTGAAAAGAACGAGAAGAAAAAGCATGTTGTTCTGAGTGAGAACCCATCCGGAAATCGAAGCAAGGGTAAGCAGCACGAGAACTTTTTTTCTCACCTTCATGTGATCACCTTCACGTGATCAAGTATCTCCTTCACTATGTCTTCCTTCCTTTCTCTCTTGAGCCTGGACTCAGCAGACTGAATCACTCTGTGTGATATCACATACGCAGCTGCTCTCTTCACATCATCTGGAAGAACGTAGTCTCTTTCCTCCATGAAGGCGAGTGCCATCGAGTAATGCATGAGAGCGAGGCTTCCTCTTGGGCTCATTCCAAGAAGGAGACTCGGGTGGTTTCGCGTTGCGTTCGCTATGTCAACAATGTACCTCTTCACTTCATCACTCACCAGAACGTTTCTGACTTTCTTTTGAAGTTCTACAAGTTCACCAGGATTTACAACGGGCTCGAGATCTTCTATGGGATGTTCCTTTTCCTGAGAGGTAAGTATTTCCATTTCTGCTTTTTCGTCAGGATATCCCATCTTCACACAGATCATGAACCTGTCCAGCTGGGCTTCAGGGAGGGGGAAAGTCCCTTCGTACTCGATTGGGTTCTGCGTGGCAATAACGAAGAACTTCTCAGAAAGTTTGTGAGTGATTCCATCCACAGTTACCTGACCCTCTGCCATCGCCTCAAGAAGGGCAGACTGGGTCCTTGGAGTTGCCCTGTTTATCTCATCTGCCAGAAGAATGTCGGTGAATATGGGACCTCTTTTGAAAATGAAGACCTCTTTCTTCCTGTCGTAGATGTACAGCCCGGTGAGGTCCGTTGGAAGAAGATCGGGCGTGAACTGAACGCGTTTGAAATCAACACCCAGTGATATCGCGAGGGCTCTTGCGAGCATGGTTTTCCCAACACCAGGAACATCTTCCATGAGAACGTGACCTTTTGCAAGGAGCGATGCGACAACCGCTTTTATCACTTCTCTCTTTCCCTTTATAACTCTTTCGACGTTCGAAACTATCTTTTCGATCTTTTCTCTCACGAGGTCACCACCTGGCTGGTCGTTTTATCAAAGTATATCAAATGATGCATCAAAAACGTTGGATTTGATGTATAATTCACCAGTAAGGGCAAATAATAGGAGGTGTTCCCGTGAACCTGGAAAGCAAGGTTTCAAAGATTGGCCGAAGCATGAGGTCTTCGATCATAAGGGAAATCCTGAAATTTGCCGCTGACAAAGACGCTATTTCTTTTGGAGGGGGAGTTCCTGATCCAGAAACATTCCCAAGAAAAGAACTCGCCGAAATTGCAAAAGAGATCGTGGAAAAAGAATACCACTACACGCTTCAGTACTCAACCACAGAAGGTGATCCCCTTTTGAAACAGCAAATCCTGAAGCTCCTGGAAAGAATGTACGGGATCACAGGACTCAACGAAGACAACCTGGTGTTCACCGTGGGATCTCAACAGGCACTGGACCTCATAGGGAAGATATTTCTTGACAACGAGAGTTACTGTGTTCTGGACGATCCTGCGTATCTCGGAGCCATAAACGCTTTCAAACAGTATCTTTCGGGTTTCATAGTGGTACCTCTCGAGGACGATGGAATGGACTTGAACATCCTGGAGAAGAAGCTTTCAGAGATGGACAAAAAAGGAAAGATCAAGCAGGTGAAATTCATATACGTTGTGTCGAACTTTCACAACCCTGCCGGTGTCACCACTTCTCTGGAAAAGAGAAAAGCACTCGTTGAAATCGCGGAAAAATACGATCTCTTCATTGTGGAAGATGATCCCTACGGGGCCCTGAGGTACGAGGGTGAAACGATCGATCCTGTGTTCAAGATCGGTGGACCCGAGAGAGTTGTGCTCCTCAATACCTTCAGCAAGGTTCTTGCACCAGGTCTCAGAATAGGGATGGTGGCAGGGGGCAAGGAGTTCATCAGAAAGATTGTTCAGGCGAAGCAATCGGCTGATCTGTGCAGTCCCGCCATTACCCATCGCCTTGCCGCACGTTATTTGGAGAGGTACGACCTCCTCGAGCAATTGAAACCCACCATCGAACTCTACAGAAGGAAAAGAAAGGTGATGCTCGACGCTCTTGAAGAGTACTTTTCCGATATACCTGGTGTGAAGTGGGTGAAATCTGAGGGGGGGCTTTTCATCTGGCTCACCCTTCCAGAGGGATTCGACACGTGGGAGATGTTCGAGTACGCAAAGAGAAAGAAAGTCTTCTACGTCCCTG is drawn from Thermotoga sp. and contains these coding sequences:
- a CDS encoding DUF58 domain-containing protein, with the protein product MKVRKKVLVLLTLASISGWVLTQNNMLFLLVLFTVTRWIDLFFTLKTFSKLNVKRHITKTRLFIDEKVEMVYRISCEKGIRLHLKLEPSLSSVRFFGKDTEKIVIEPYSSREVKFVFSFGTRGRKVLKDFSVTAEDPFMTFSMERVFEVEDEVIVFPKYAPVEFHKEVLKDLLPGRRSPQRLLEDNTMLKGLRDYNGEPMNRIHWKVSAKYGKLLVKEHDHTALGKVKIFLDLNLPKDADLGEVWKELRRHYEEEAVELIASVVKELKEHHTPVELTVIGERIWKRDNSGKDWVEDFELLATVRGTDLPSVDIKTVLASQLFDPRDSVLIVCIHLTEKELPVLLRVRSQVSKLIVFVIPYGLRDPGTKPFRSFLLMRRDLMDLLEKTRLLEENHVIVRGVKENMTLQEVIDSVP
- a CDS encoding MoxR family ATPase, with the protein product MREKIEKIVSNVERVIKGKREVIKAVVASLLAKGHVLMEDVPGVGKTMLARALAISLGVDFKRVQFTPDLLPTDLTGLYIYDRKKEVFIFKRGPIFTDILLADEINRATPRTQSALLEAMAEGQVTVDGITHKLSEKFFVIATQNPIEYEGTFPLPEAQLDRFMICVKMGYPDEKAEMEILTSQEKEHPIEDLEPVVNPGELVELQKKVRNVLVSDEVKRYIVDIANATRNHPSLLLGMSPRGSLALMHYSMALAFMEERDYVLPDDVKRAAAYVISHRVIQSAESRLKRERKEDIVKEILDHVKVIT
- a CDS encoding PLP-dependent aminotransferase family protein codes for the protein MNLESKVSKIGRSMRSSIIREILKFAADKDAISFGGGVPDPETFPRKELAEIAKEIVEKEYHYTLQYSTTEGDPLLKQQILKLLERMYGITGLNEDNLVFTVGSQQALDLIGKIFLDNESYCVLDDPAYLGAINAFKQYLSGFIVVPLEDDGMDLNILEKKLSEMDKKGKIKQVKFIYVVSNFHNPAGVTTSLEKRKALVEIAEKYDLFIVEDDPYGALRYEGETIDPVFKIGGPERVVLLNTFSKVLAPGLRIGMVAGGKEFIRKIVQAKQSADLCSPAITHRLAARYLERYDLLEQLKPTIELYRRKRKVMLDALEEYFSDIPGVKWVKSEGGLFIWLTLPEGFDTWEMFEYAKRKKVFYVPGRVFKIHDEPSPSMRLSFCLPPDEKIVEGIKRLREVVLEYGKEKHLL